The following proteins come from a genomic window of Musa acuminata AAA Group cultivar baxijiao chromosome BXJ1-7, Cavendish_Baxijiao_AAA, whole genome shotgun sequence:
- the LOC135679835 gene encoding G2/mitotic-specific cyclin S13-7-like, with translation MAPRRAARPRRRRRPPPPPRPGATAGQIRKAAVRGGAARKRGVDLNEGDRLVGGRDPLGNPIPSRRFSARLLAKKRLAVFVERPEVAADYIVTEKKDGRESSSLRSDSPDEKGNSMIDSRKKTGAPTLASALTAQNKDDGVHNIDALEVPAVVDFVDNIYDFYRHAEKCGRPCKYMDFQADINEEKRSMVADRLIEVHHSFGLMPETLYLTFHIIDQYLSKEKVSGMELPLVGINALLIASKYEESRSQKNIDYGDILCHAYTKEQMLAKEREIMKTLKWKLSVPTQYVFLVCFLKAAMWDKELEHMVFFLAELGLMHYSMITYWPSLAAASAVYAARSTLKRTPLWTETLMHQTGYSEQQLRKCAQQLVIFHSSAAESTLQAVYKKYSSTKFGAVALHPPATELLRSKEVTSPHSS, from the exons ATGGCGCCAAGGCGTGCGGCACGTCCTCGTCGGcggcgtcgtcctcctcctcctcctcgtccag GTGCCACTGCTGGACAAATTCGCAAAGCGGCTGTTAGAGGAGGTGCAGCTAGAAAAAGAGGAGTCGACCTGAACGAAGGCGATCGATTGGTTGGCGG ACGGGATCCTCTTGGGAACCCCATCCCATCGAGGAGATTCTCTGCTCGGCTTCTGGCGAAGAAACGACTCGCCGTATTCGTTGAG CGTCCAGAGGTTGCTGCTGATTACATTGTCACGGAGAAAAAGGATGGCAGAGAATCCAGTAGTTTGCGTAGCGATTCCCCTGATGAGAAGGGAAATTCCATGATTGACTCAAGGAAGAAAACTGGAGCCCCTACCCTCGCTTCAGCTCTTACTGCTCAAAACAAG GATGACGGTGTCCATAACATTGATGCACTGGAAGTACCGGCTGTTGTGGACTTCGTAGACAATATCTACGACTTTTACAGACATGCTGAG AAATGTGGAAGACCTTGTAAATACATGGACTTCCAAGCTGACATCAATGAAGAGAAGAGATCTATGGTGGCTGATAGGCTGATTGAAGTGCACCACAGCTTTGGACTAATGCCCGAGACTTTATATCTTACATTTCATATAATCGATCAGTACCTATCAAAGGAAAAAGTGTCGGGAATGGAGTTGCCACTTGTGGGAATCAATGCTCTGCTCATTGCATCTAAGTATGAAGAATCAAGGTCTCAAAAG AACATAGACTATGGTGACATCTTGTGTCATGCATATACCAAGGAACAGATGCTGGCTAAAGAGAGAGAAATTATGAAGACACTCAAATGGAAACTATCTGTTCCCACGCAGTATGTCTTTCTTGTGTGCTTCCTGAAAGCGGCCATGTGGGATAAGGAG CTGGAACACATGGTCTTCTTCTTGGCTGAGCTAGGACTGATGCATTACTCCATGATCACCTATTGGCCATCCTTGGCCGCTGCCTCTGCAGTCTATGCCGCACGGAGCACCCTCAAAAGGACTCCTCTTTGGACTGAAACGCTCATGCATCAGACGGGCTACTCAGAGCAACAGTTGCG GAAATGTGCCCAGCAATTGGTGATCTTTCACTCCTCAGCAGCAGAAAGTACGCTGCAGGCGGTCTACAAGAAATATTCGAGCACTAAATTTGGAGCTGTCGCCTTGCATCCGCCTGCTACCGAACTGCTAAGGTCGAAGGAGGTCACCTCACCTCATTCATCATGA
- the LOC135678173 gene encoding auxin-responsive protein SAUR71-like: MGKGLILKTLERCRSLGSHRKGDQKRQMPPEGCFSVYVGPERERFVVRTECVNHPLFRMLLDEAEEEFGYTAAGPLELPCGVELFQRVLCEVEQDAAELHSPRCNFAKGHAGGYLLQSPARPLIAGRV; this comes from the coding sequence ATGGGGAAGGGCCTGATACTGAAGACACTGGAGCGGTGCCGGTCGCTGGGGAGCCACAGGAAGGGAGACCAGAAGCGACAGATGCCACCGGAGGGTTGCTTCTCGGTGTACGTCGGGCCGGAGAGGGAGCGGTTCGTGGTCCGCACCGAGTGCGTCAACCACCCGCTGTTCCGGATGCTGCTCGACGAGGCGGAGGAGGAGTTCGGGTACACCGCCGCCGGGCCGCTCGAGCTCCCCTGCGGCGTCGAGCTCTTCCAAAGGGTGCTGTGCGAGGTGGAGCAGGACGCGGCGGAGCTGCACTCGCCTCGGTGCAACTTCGCCAAAGGCCACGCCGGCGGCTACCTCCTGCAGAGCCCGGCACGGCCGCTGATAGCCGGGCGTGTTTAG